From Halomicrobium salinisoli, the proteins below share one genomic window:
- the glpA gene encoding anaerobic glycerol-3-phosphate dehydrogenase subunit GlpA, protein MASTPHVAVVGGGSTGAGIARDLAMRGLDVTLVEQGNLTHGTTGRMHGLLHSGGRYAVSDQASAEECIEENRVLRDVAAHCVEETGGLFVKRPEDSEEYFREKLRGCEACGIPAEVLSGREARQREPYLAADVEKAIAVPDGAVDPFRLVVANAASARQHGARIETHSKVTDLLVEGGEVVGVAVEHGAKSGERVHGVQSGREEIRADHVVNATGAWAGRVAEMAGLDVAVRPSKGVMTIMNVRQVDTVVNRCRPKGDADIVVPHETTAILGTTDEEVADPEDYPEEQWEVDLVIDELSELIPILAEARTIRSFWGVRPLYEPPDVGSEDPTDITRDYFLLDHDDRDGVPGLTSIVGGKFTTYRMMAEEIADHLCARFGVDADCRTADVPLPGSEDVDRLRDYMDEFGLRSPIGRRSVERLGSRADQVLRTDDPNPVLCDCEGVTRAEVRDAMDDVGTDLNAVRIRTRASMGNCQGGFCCHRLAAELHPDHGEATVRDSWDDLLQERWKGQRHALWGQQLSQAMLNYALHATTQNRDRDPAAGGPSPDYEAFDDGRRATGETRPDAAGDADGD, encoded by the coding sequence ATGGCATCGACACCCCACGTCGCCGTCGTCGGGGGCGGGTCGACCGGGGCGGGCATCGCACGGGACCTCGCGATGCGCGGGCTGGACGTCACGCTCGTCGAACAGGGGAACCTGACCCACGGGACGACCGGCCGGATGCACGGCCTGCTCCACAGCGGCGGCCGTTACGCCGTCTCTGATCAGGCCAGCGCCGAGGAGTGCATCGAGGAGAACCGCGTGCTCCGCGACGTCGCCGCCCACTGCGTCGAGGAGACGGGGGGTCTCTTCGTCAAGCGACCCGAGGACTCCGAGGAGTACTTCCGGGAGAAGCTCCGCGGCTGCGAGGCCTGCGGCATCCCCGCGGAGGTGCTGTCGGGTCGGGAGGCCCGCCAGCGCGAACCGTACCTCGCCGCGGACGTCGAGAAGGCCATCGCCGTCCCGGACGGCGCGGTCGACCCCTTCAGGCTGGTCGTCGCCAACGCGGCGAGCGCCCGGCAACACGGCGCCCGGATCGAGACCCACTCGAAGGTGACCGACCTGCTGGTCGAGGGCGGCGAGGTGGTCGGCGTCGCGGTCGAACACGGCGCCAAGAGCGGCGAGCGCGTCCACGGCGTCCAGTCCGGCCGGGAGGAGATCCGCGCCGACCACGTCGTCAACGCGACCGGGGCGTGGGCCGGGCGGGTCGCCGAGATGGCCGGCCTCGACGTCGCCGTGCGGCCCTCGAAGGGCGTCATGACGATCATGAACGTCCGGCAGGTCGACACCGTGGTCAACCGCTGCCGGCCGAAGGGCGACGCCGACATCGTCGTCCCCCACGAGACGACGGCCATCCTGGGGACCACCGACGAGGAGGTGGCGGACCCCGAGGACTACCCCGAGGAGCAGTGGGAGGTCGACCTGGTGATCGACGAGCTCTCGGAGCTGATCCCGATCCTCGCCGAGGCCCGGACGATCCGGTCGTTCTGGGGCGTCCGGCCGCTGTACGAGCCGCCGGACGTGGGCAGCGAGGACCCGACTGACATCACCCGCGACTACTTCCTGCTCGACCACGACGACCGCGACGGCGTCCCCGGGCTGACGAGCATCGTCGGCGGCAAGTTCACCACCTACCGCATGATGGCCGAGGAGATCGCCGACCACCTCTGTGCCCGGTTCGGCGTCGACGCCGACTGCCGGACGGCCGACGTGCCGCTGCCCGGCAGCGAGGACGTCGACCGCCTCCGGGACTACATGGACGAGTTCGGGCTGCGCTCGCCGATCGGCCGCCGCAGCGTCGAGCGGCTGGGCTCCCGCGCCGATCAGGTGCTGCGGACTGACGATCCCAACCCCGTCCTCTGCGACTGCGAGGGCGTCACCCGCGCCGAGGTCCGGGACGCGATGGACGACGTCGGCACCGACCTCAACGCCGTCCGGATCCGCACGCGCGCCTCGATGGGGAACTGCCAGGGCGGGTTCTGCTGTCACCGGCTGGCGGCAGAACTCCACCCCGACCACGGCGAGGCGACGGTCCGGGACTCGTGGGACGACCTGCTGCAGGAGCGCTGGAAGGGCCAGCGCCACGCGCTGTGGGGGCAGCAGCTCTCGCAGGCCATGCTCAACTACGCCCTGCACGCGACGACGCAGAACCGCGACCGCGACCCGGCGGCCGGCGGACCGTCGCCAGACTACGAGGCCTTCGACGACGGGCGCAGGGCGACCGGCGAGACGCGGCCCGACGCCGCGGGGGACGCCGATGGCGATTGA
- the glpB gene encoding glycerol-3-phosphate dehydrogenase subunit GlpB, which translates to MAIESDVLVIGGGLAGLSAAIAAAREGAHVRLVSYKQSTLKQASGLVDVLGYVDGEPVADPFERMADLPDDHPYRIVGESGVREALALFDEVTDYRGGHTDRNALVPTHGGTVKPTARYPASAAPGLASDDRDALLVGFETLVDFDAPLAADHIEAAGVPFAADGATVRFPGDLRADAKVTRYAHLLDEDRAVETDGGRRLPAREALAERVRPHLDGHERVGFPAVLGDDDPAGVRAALSKGLGADVFEVPMGPPSLPGLRLADRLYEALDEAGASVETGVPVVDYEGEERVERVLVDRKGAEVPYAADQYVLATGGLVGKGVESDREGVREPVFDCRVPQPADRYDWFEDAVFGDHAFARFGVDPDGELRPTDERGDPEFENVRAAGSVLGGHDFPAEKSGAGVSLATGRAAGVLATEEL; encoded by the coding sequence ATGGCGATTGAGTCCGACGTCCTCGTGATCGGCGGTGGACTGGCCGGGCTGTCGGCGGCGATCGCCGCGGCCCGCGAGGGCGCGCACGTGCGGCTGGTCTCCTACAAGCAGAGCACGCTCAAACAGGCCTCCGGGCTCGTCGACGTGCTTGGCTACGTCGACGGGGAGCCGGTGGCGGACCCCTTCGAGAGAATGGCCGACCTGCCCGACGACCATCCCTACCGCATCGTCGGCGAATCCGGCGTCCGCGAGGCGCTCGCGCTGTTCGACGAGGTCACCGACTACCGCGGCGGCCACACCGACCGGAACGCGCTGGTCCCGACCCACGGCGGGACGGTCAAGCCGACGGCGCGGTACCCGGCGAGCGCGGCGCCCGGGCTCGCCTCCGACGACCGGGACGCCCTGCTCGTGGGCTTCGAGACGCTCGTCGACTTCGACGCCCCGCTGGCGGCCGACCACATCGAGGCGGCCGGCGTCCCATTCGCGGCCGACGGCGCCACCGTCCGGTTCCCCGGGGACCTCCGGGCCGACGCGAAGGTGACGCGCTACGCGCACCTGCTGGACGAGGACCGCGCCGTCGAGACCGACGGCGGACGACGGCTCCCGGCCCGTGAAGCCCTCGCAGAGCGCGTGCGGCCCCATTTGGACGGCCACGAGCGGGTCGGCTTCCCGGCGGTCCTCGGCGACGACGACCCCGCAGGCGTCCGGGCCGCGCTCTCCAAGGGGCTCGGCGCCGACGTGTTCGAGGTCCCGATGGGGCCGCCGTCGCTGCCGGGCCTGCGCCTGGCGGACCGCCTGTACGAGGCGCTCGACGAGGCCGGCGCGAGCGTCGAGACGGGCGTCCCCGTCGTGGACTACGAGGGCGAGGAGCGCGTCGAGCGCGTGCTCGTCGACCGCAAGGGCGCGGAGGTCCCGTACGCGGCCGACCAGTACGTCCTGGCGACCGGCGGCCTCGTCGGCAAGGGCGTCGAGTCCGACCGCGAGGGCGTGCGCGAACCCGTCTTCGACTGCCGCGTCCCCCAGCCCGCGGACCGGTACGACTGGTTCGAGGACGCCGTCTTCGGCGACCACGCGTTCGCCCGCTTCGGCGTCGACCCGGACGGCGAACTGCGACCGACCGACGAGCGCGGCGACCCCGAGTTCGAGAACGTGCGCGCCGCCGGCAGCGTGCTCGGCGGCCACGACTTCCCCGCCGAGAAGTCCGGCGCCGGCGTGTCGCTGGCGACCGGACGCGCCGCCGGCGTACTGGCGACGGAGGAACTATGA
- a CDS encoding anaerobic glycerol-3-phosphate dehydrogenase subunit C, with translation MSDEESNDTTEPLAQDGADDPDVETDGGAVDPGDGVGGDDAGFAPEEPTAGEDFEPVQVFPDDETMDLRPGADDCYKCSTCDVNCPVAEVDDDFPGPKFQGPEQWRLKQSDEEYTVDESITSCSNCMRCDDACPSGVPLSQMHNEARGEYVDEEMSLLSAKYWRNRILANYRISASIASLAPGLANAAMNFGPARWVVEKTLGVTSEREFPAFAEQTFREWWTARGGAAASRENAREARERRGEPIDADKRVAYFHGCYANYNTPEVAKALVRVYEHFGYELVVPEQRCSGTPMFANGMLSDARRDAEVNVSSLADLVDRGYDAVCSCTSCSMAIRQEYPELFSFEGTGEVAGSTFEALEYLRIHEDLRGDLADASVEGFDDLAYHAPCHARNQGLSRQAVELFRELDGVTVEDVGDSCSGISGTYGWKEEKYGVSMEIGEEMFEHMESAAGETGLTECPTCSMQMEHGTGYEIRHPLEVVEEALVGDRAGA, from the coding sequence ATGAGCGACGAGGAATCCAACGACACGACGGAGCCACTGGCACAGGACGGCGCGGACGACCCCGACGTCGAGACGGACGGCGGCGCGGTCGACCCCGGCGACGGCGTCGGCGGAGACGACGCCGGGTTCGCGCCCGAGGAACCGACCGCCGGCGAGGACTTCGAACCGGTGCAGGTCTTCCCGGACGACGAGACGATGGACCTCCGGCCCGGGGCCGACGACTGCTACAAGTGCTCGACCTGTGACGTCAACTGCCCGGTCGCCGAGGTGGACGACGACTTCCCCGGGCCGAAGTTTCAGGGGCCGGAGCAGTGGCGGCTCAAGCAGAGCGACGAGGAGTACACCGTCGACGAGTCGATCACCTCGTGCTCGAACTGCATGCGCTGCGACGACGCCTGCCCGTCGGGCGTCCCGCTCTCGCAGATGCACAACGAGGCCCGCGGCGAGTACGTCGACGAGGAGATGTCACTCCTCTCCGCGAAATACTGGCGCAACCGCATCCTCGCCAACTACCGGATCTCGGCCAGCATCGCCAGCCTGGCCCCAGGGCTGGCCAACGCCGCGATGAACTTCGGCCCGGCGCGCTGGGTCGTGGAGAAGACGCTGGGCGTCACCAGCGAGCGCGAGTTCCCCGCGTTCGCCGAGCAGACGTTCCGCGAGTGGTGGACCGCCCGCGGCGGCGCGGCCGCCTCCCGGGAGAACGCCCGCGAGGCCCGGGAGCGCCGGGGCGAACCGATCGACGCCGACAAGCGCGTCGCCTACTTCCACGGCTGCTACGCCAACTACAACACGCCCGAGGTGGCGAAGGCGCTGGTCCGCGTCTACGAGCACTTCGGCTACGAACTCGTGGTGCCCGAACAGCGCTGCTCGGGGACGCCGATGTTCGCCAACGGGATGCTGTCGGACGCCCGCCGGGACGCCGAGGTGAACGTCTCCTCGCTGGCCGACCTCGTCGACCGGGGCTACGACGCGGTCTGCTCCTGTACCTCCTGCTCGATGGCCATCCGCCAGGAGTACCCCGAGCTGTTCTCCTTCGAGGGCACCGGCGAGGTGGCCGGCAGCACCTTCGAGGCCCTGGAGTACCTCCGGATCCACGAGGACCTTCGGGGCGACCTGGCCGACGCGAGCGTCGAGGGATTCGACGACCTGGCCTACCACGCGCCCTGCCACGCCCGCAACCAGGGGCTCTCCCGGCAGGCCGTCGAGCTGTTCCGCGAGCTGGACGGCGTGACCGTCGAGGACGTCGGCGACTCCTGCTCGGGTATCTCCGGCACCTACGGCTGGAAGGAAGAGAAGTACGGCGTCTCGATGGAGATCGGCGAGGAGATGTTCGAGCACATGGAGTCCGCCGCGGGCGAGACGGGCCTCACCGAGTGTCCCACCTGCTCGATGCAGATGGAGCACGGCACGGGCTACGAGATCCGGCACCCGCTGGAAGTGGTCGAGGAAGCGCTCGTCGGCGACCGCGCTGGCGCTTGA
- a CDS encoding universal stress protein has product MALDTVLLALGPGDRDRIDAMTDAAVDIAGPAGATVVLVHVFTDEEYDSAVGRLDFADPAEAEPNEVARRHSTVRDIAASLDEVGIDYRIAGRVGNHGEQIVSMAEDEAADLVIVGGRKRSPTGKAVFGSTAQQVMLESPAPVTFVRGD; this is encoded by the coding sequence ATGGCACTAGACACCGTCTTGCTGGCCCTCGGGCCGGGAGACAGGGACCGCATCGACGCGATGACCGACGCGGCCGTCGACATCGCGGGACCCGCCGGGGCCACGGTCGTGCTGGTCCACGTGTTCACCGACGAGGAGTACGACAGCGCCGTCGGGCGGCTGGACTTCGCCGACCCCGCGGAGGCCGAGCCGAACGAGGTCGCGCGTCGCCACTCGACGGTCAGGGACATCGCCGCCAGCCTCGACGAGGTCGGCATCGACTACCGGATCGCCGGCCGCGTCGGGAACCACGGCGAACAGATCGTCTCCATGGCGGAGGATGAGGCGGCCGATCTGGTGATCGTCGGCGGCCGCAAGCGCTCGCCGACGGGCAAGGCCGTCTTCGGCTCGACGGCCCAGCAGGTCATGCTGGAGTCGCCCGCGCCGGTCACGTTCGTCCGCGGCGACTGA
- the ppc gene encoding phosphoenolpyruvate carboxylase gives MTLHAREINQDVRELGELVGDIVEAQCSTEAFDIVEQIRTSSIEYRRGDADSREDVEQTVARLDPEMQDIVARAFTTYFELINLAEERERVREIREGTQDGTLEDSVADAVRKLSEAGADARTIQAVLEDVLIQPTFTAHPTEARRKTVKAKLRNVAHDLETLDEVRLTDREQEHVERDLEAEVTSLWQTPQVRDRRPEVTDEALNVQWYLENVLFDVIDEVYDELERAVEAEFDEDVEVPTLYEFRSWAGSDRDGNPFVTPEVTEETLERQREVVLPMYRDRLKELSGILSQDASNIETGETFDERLAEHKEDLPGVADEAEERYPDEPYRQKLKLMRESVLRVGDVRSGGYDGEDEFLEDLRVLAEDLRANGAGVIAEAHVDPLVRKVDTFGFNLASLDLRDHRAMHTDAIDEALEREGIDYKDRDEAGRVELLTDAILQEDQIVDMEATEGLSDDAERVIRRFRKAAEWQKEFGVNAIDTYAISWCEEPSHVLEVLFLGDQAGIVDLPGYCGFDVVPLLESKYALDGARRIMGTLFENEAYSQALEARDGVQEIMLGYSDSNKENGFLAANWSLYRNQKRLANITDDFDVEMRLFHGRGGSISRGGGPMNDAMLALPNETVSGQIKFTEQGETIAEKYANPDIAERNLEQMLDAQMRARYEAMQEPVEEIPDDWEAAMETSSEAAREEYVDLLETDGFVDYFEQATPITVIENLNMGSRPASRSEDRSVDDLRAIPWVFSWTQARCIVPGWYSIATGIRAYLDDGGDVETLREMYEEWPFFRTKLDNASLALARTDMEIAEKYADLADDDLRERIFPRIREEYEATVDLVKEITGRDSLLRRDWLEENLERRNPYVDPLNLLQVSLLDQSHLTETERRTLRLTVQGVAAGMKNTG, from the coding sequence ATGACTTTGCACGCCAGGGAGATCAATCAGGACGTACGAGAGCTCGGAGAACTGGTCGGCGACATCGTCGAGGCGCAGTGCTCGACCGAAGCGTTCGATATTGTCGAACAGATTCGGACGTCGTCGATCGAGTATCGCCGGGGGGACGCCGACTCCCGGGAGGACGTCGAGCAGACGGTCGCGCGCCTGGACCCCGAGATGCAGGACATCGTGGCCCGGGCGTTCACGACCTACTTCGAGCTGATCAACCTCGCCGAGGAGCGCGAGCGGGTCCGCGAGATCCGCGAGGGGACCCAGGACGGGACGCTGGAGGACAGCGTCGCCGACGCCGTCCGGAAGCTCTCCGAGGCGGGCGCCGACGCCCGGACGATCCAGGCCGTCCTCGAGGACGTCCTCATCCAGCCGACGTTCACGGCGCACCCGACCGAGGCCCGCCGGAAGACGGTCAAGGCCAAGCTCCGGAACGTCGCCCACGACCTCGAGACGCTCGACGAGGTCCGGCTCACCGACCGCGAGCAGGAGCACGTCGAGCGGGACCTCGAGGCGGAGGTCACCAGCCTCTGGCAGACCCCGCAGGTCCGCGACCGACGGCCCGAGGTGACCGACGAGGCGCTGAACGTCCAGTGGTACCTCGAGAACGTCCTCTTCGACGTCATCGACGAGGTGTACGACGAGCTGGAGCGGGCCGTCGAGGCGGAGTTCGACGAGGACGTCGAGGTGCCCACGCTCTACGAGTTCCGCTCGTGGGCCGGCTCCGACCGCGACGGCAACCCCTTCGTCACCCCCGAGGTGACCGAGGAGACGCTGGAGCGCCAGCGGGAGGTCGTCCTGCCGATGTACCGCGACCGGCTCAAGGAGCTGTCCGGCATCCTGAGCCAGGACGCCAGCAACATCGAGACCGGGGAGACGTTCGACGAGCGGCTGGCTGAGCACAAAGAGGACCTCCCCGGCGTCGCCGACGAGGCCGAGGAGCGCTACCCCGACGAGCCCTACCGCCAGAAGCTCAAGCTCATGCGGGAGTCGGTGCTGCGCGTGGGCGACGTCCGCTCGGGCGGCTACGACGGCGAGGACGAGTTCCTCGAGGACCTCCGCGTCCTGGCCGAGGACCTCCGGGCGAACGGCGCCGGTGTCATCGCCGAGGCCCACGTCGACCCGCTGGTGCGCAAGGTCGACACGTTCGGCTTCAACCTCGCCAGCCTCGACCTGCGCGACCACCGCGCGATGCACACCGACGCCATCGACGAGGCCCTGGAGCGGGAGGGCATCGACTACAAGGACCGCGACGAGGCCGGCCGCGTCGAGCTGCTGACCGACGCCATCCTCCAGGAGGACCAGATCGTCGACATGGAGGCCACCGAGGGGCTCTCCGACGACGCCGAGCGGGTGATCCGCCGGTTCCGCAAGGCCGCCGAGTGGCAGAAGGAGTTCGGCGTCAACGCCATCGACACGTACGCCATCTCCTGGTGTGAGGAGCCCTCGCACGTGCTGGAGGTGCTGTTCCTCGGCGACCAGGCCGGCATCGTCGACCTGCCGGGCTACTGCGGGTTCGACGTCGTCCCGCTGCTGGAGTCGAAGTACGCGCTGGACGGCGCCCGCCGCATCATGGGCACGCTCTTCGAGAACGAGGCCTACTCGCAGGCCCTGGAGGCCCGCGACGGCGTCCAGGAGATCATGCTGGGCTACTCCGACTCCAACAAGGAGAACGGCTTCCTCGCCGCGAACTGGAGCCTCTACCGGAACCAGAAGCGGCTGGCCAACATCACCGACGACTTCGACGTCGAGATGCGCCTGTTCCACGGCCGCGGCGGCTCCATCTCCCGGGGCGGCGGCCCGATGAACGACGCCATGCTCGCGCTGCCCAACGAGACCGTCTCCGGCCAGATCAAGTTCACCGAGCAGGGCGAGACCATCGCCGAGAAGTACGCCAACCCCGACATCGCCGAGCGGAACTTAGAGCAGATGCTCGACGCCCAGATGCGGGCCCGCTACGAGGCGATGCAGGAGCCGGTCGAGGAGATCCCCGACGACTGGGAGGCGGCCATGGAGACGTCGTCGGAGGCCGCCCGCGAGGAGTACGTCGACCTGCTGGAGACCGACGGCTTCGTCGACTACTTCGAGCAGGCGACGCCGATCACGGTCATCGAGAACCTCAACATGGGCTCGCGGCCGGCCTCGCGCAGCGAGGACCGCTCCGTCGACGACCTGCGGGCCATCCCGTGGGTGTTCTCCTGGACGCAGGCCCGCTGTATCGTCCCCGGCTGGTACTCCATCGCCACCGGCATCCGGGCGTACCTCGACGACGGCGGCGACGTCGAGACGCTGCGGGAGATGTACGAGGAGTGGCCGTTCTTCCGGACGAAGCTCGACAACGCGTCGCTCGCGCTGGCCCGGACGGACATGGAGATCGCCGAGAAGTACGCCGACCTCGCCGACGACGACCTGCGCGAGCGCATCTTCCCGCGCATCCGCGAGGAGTACGAGGCGACCGTCGACCTCGTGAAGGAGATCACGGGCCGGGACAGCCTGCTGCGGCGCGACTGGCTCGAGGAGAACCTCGAGCGGCGCAACCCCTACGTCGACCCGCTGAACCTCCTGCAGGTCAGCCTGCTCGACCAGTCCCACCTCACCGAGACCGAGCGGCGCACCCTCCGGCTGACGGTGCAGGGCGTCGCCGCCGGCATGAAGAACACCGGGTGA